In Dasypus novemcinctus isolate mDasNov1 chromosome 10, mDasNov1.1.hap2, whole genome shotgun sequence, one DNA window encodes the following:
- the LOC131280288 gene encoding olfactory receptor 8H1-like, with translation MGNRNYTNVPYFILMGLTESEEIGQVLFMLFLLIYLITLLGNAGMILIIHLDLQLHTPMYFFLSHLSFLDLSYSSVFTPKTLGNLLTSNKHISFTSCFTQMYFFIFLAATECFLLSSMAYDRYVAICNPLHYPIVMSTRLCCTLISGSYVTGFTESLVVVLCMNSLRFCKSNVIYHFFCDTTPILALSCTDTRDAEIMIFIFAGSSLMVSLIAISASYGSILSTILKINSTSGKCKAFSTCASHLLGVTIFYSTLIFSYLKPKKSYSLGKDQVASVFYTMVIPMLNPLIYSLRNKEVKNAFIRFMLKK, from the coding sequence ATGGGCAATAGGAATTACACAAATGTACCTTATTTCATCCTTATGGGGTTGACAGAATCTGAAGAGATCGGGCAGGTCCTCTTCATGCTGTTTCTCCTGATATACCTGATTACCCTGCTGGGGAATGCAGGGATGATACTGATAATTCACCTGGATCTCCAACTTCAcacccctatgtatttttttctcagtCACCTGTCATTCCTTGATCTCAGTTATTCATCAGTCTTCACTCCTAAAACCTTGGGGAACTTACTGACTTCCAACAAGCATATTTCATTCACCAGCTGcttcacccagatgtatttttttattttcttggctgCCACTGaatgtttccttctctcttcaatggcctatgaccgctatgtagcTATTTGCAACCCTCTTCACTACCCAATTGTTATGTCCACCAGACTCTGCTGCACACTTATCTCTGGGTCCTACGTGACTGGCTTTACTGAATCATTAGTTGTTGTTCTTTGCATGAACAGTTTGCGTTTCTGCAAGTCCAATGTAAtctatcactttttctgtgacacAACCCCAATTTTAGCCCTGTCCTGTACTGACACTCGAGATGCTGAAATCATGATATTCATATTTGCTGGTTCCTCTCTCATGGTGTCTCTTATCGCAATCTCTGCTTCTTATGGGTCTATTCTGTCTACTATCCTGAAAATTAATTCCACCTCAGGAAAGTGCAAAGCCTTCTCTACTTGTGCCTCCCACCTCCTGGGTGTCACCATCTTTTACAGCACCCTgatttttagttatttaaaaccaaagaagTCCTACTCCTTGGGAAAGGATCAAGTGGCATCTGTGTTTTATACTATGGTGATCCCCATGCTGAATCCACTCATTTACAGTCTTAGgaacaaagaagtgaaaaatgcTTTCATTAGATTCATGCTGAAAAAATAG